A window from Aliamphritea hakodatensis encodes these proteins:
- a CDS encoding ABC transporter ATP-binding protein, producing the protein MENNPVKTALTLSCSQLSFAYQQRQILQDISLQFSPGQFIGLIGPNGAGKSTLLKLLMGLLPAASGEVRLNDKPLSEYPRRDIARHISLVPQDVSTGYGFSVEEIVAMGRTPHLGAFQPESDQDLQRINDALDKTGLTAMRNRRADQLSGGERQRVFIARALAQEAPVLLLDEPTASLDVCHQLDVLSLVRELTEEGHLAIAAIHDMDMASRFCHRLLLLSGGSIVADGAPDTVITEANMLTHFGIRSQIENSPYGIRVTALASTSKDLL; encoded by the coding sequence ATGGAGAATAACCCTGTGAAAACCGCCCTGACCCTGAGCTGCAGCCAGCTCAGCTTTGCCTATCAGCAACGTCAGATTCTGCAGGACATCAGCCTGCAATTCAGCCCGGGGCAGTTCATCGGTCTGATCGGCCCAAACGGTGCCGGCAAATCCACCCTGCTGAAACTGCTGATGGGGCTGCTGCCGGCCGCTTCCGGCGAAGTGCGCCTGAATGATAAGCCCTTATCTGAATATCCCCGCCGGGACATTGCCCGGCATATTTCACTGGTGCCTCAGGATGTATCCACCGGGTACGGATTTTCGGTAGAAGAGATTGTCGCCATGGGCCGTACCCCCCACCTGGGGGCCTTTCAGCCGGAATCGGATCAGGACCTGCAACGCATTAATGATGCGCTGGACAAGACCGGCCTGACCGCCATGCGTAACCGCCGGGCAGATCAGCTGTCCGGCGGCGAACGGCAGCGGGTATTTATCGCCCGGGCACTGGCACAGGAAGCGCCGGTACTGTTGCTGGATGAGCCCACCGCCAGCCTGGATGTATGCCATCAGCTGGATGTGCTGAGTCTGGTACGGGAGCTGACCGAAGAAGGGCATCTGGCGATTGCAGCCATCCATGATATGGATATGGCATCCCGCTTCTGCCACCGGTTGTTGCTGCTCTCCGGCGGCAGCATCGTGGCTGACGGTGCACCGGATACGGTCATTACTGAAGCAAATATGCTGACGCATTTCGGCATTCGCAGTCAGATTGAAAATTCCCCCTACGGGATACGGGTCACCGCACTGGCATCAACCAGCAAAGATCTACTGTAA
- a CDS encoding FecCD family ABC transporter permease: protein MTPRLIFIIMPVLLILAMLGELLQGPAQIPVAEIISILLHSLGMDTGADIRPWMASILLDVRLPRVIIGACAGASLAVCGAVMQGMFRNPLASPSILGVSSGASLGAVIAIYLGLTSLSVWILPAFAFCGAGITLWIVYRIATQRGHTAMGTLLLAGVAIGALNVAAASLILALSLNDWDTGKMIVYWSMGGLEGRTWDHVRLIVPFALLGCALVLCFSRDLDALLMGEVHAASVGIDVPRTRQHLLIITAMLVGVSIAVCGGIGFIGLVVPHILRLILGPRHRYLLPASALGGAICLVAADLLLRVSLPEKAIPLGVVTATLGAPFFVFLLLRQRTRGQL from the coding sequence ATGACACCCCGCCTGATCTTTATCATCATGCCGGTATTACTGATACTGGCCATGCTGGGAGAACTGTTGCAGGGGCCGGCGCAGATCCCGGTCGCTGAAATAATCAGCATCCTGCTCCACAGCCTGGGCATGGATACCGGTGCGGATATCCGCCCCTGGATGGCAAGCATTTTACTGGATGTGCGCCTGCCCCGGGTGATTATCGGTGCCTGCGCCGGCGCATCGCTGGCGGTTTGCGGAGCGGTGATGCAGGGCATGTTCCGCAACCCGCTGGCGTCACCTTCCATTCTCGGGGTGTCTTCCGGTGCCTCTCTGGGCGCCGTGATTGCCATCTATCTGGGCCTGACCAGCCTGTCGGTGTGGATTTTGCCGGCCTTTGCCTTCTGCGGCGCCGGCATCACCCTGTGGATTGTTTACCGCATTGCTACCCAGCGGGGACACACGGCCATGGGCACACTGTTACTGGCCGGGGTCGCTATCGGCGCACTGAACGTCGCGGCGGCCTCCCTGATTCTGGCCCTGTCCCTGAACGACTGGGATACCGGCAAAATGATTGTTTACTGGAGCATGGGTGGGCTGGAAGGCCGTACCTGGGACCATGTCCGGCTGATCGTGCCCTTTGCCCTGCTGGGCTGCGCGCTGGTGTTGTGCTTCAGCCGCGATCTGGATGCCCTGCTGATGGGAGAAGTACACGCCGCCTCTGTCGGTATCGATGTCCCCCGAACCCGCCAGCATCTGCTGATCATCACCGCCATGCTGGTCGGGGTATCCATTGCAGTATGTGGCGGCATTGGTTTTATCGGTCTGGTTGTCCCCCATATTCTGCGCCTTATTCTGGGACCAAGACACCGTTACCTGTTACCTGCCAGTGCGCTGGGCGGGGCCATCTGTCTGGTGGCGGCTGACCTGCTGCTACGGGTCAGCCTGCCTGAAAAAGCCATTCCGCTGGGGGTGGTAACCGCCACGCTGGGGGCACCTTTCTTTGTTTTCCTGCTGTTAAGGCAACGGACCCGGGGGCAACTGTGA
- a CDS encoding ABC transporter substrate-binding protein, which yields MTKNRSLIAIVAVLLGALLLSRLDIRAGLFSNTALTATQIEGDSFPKTLTDAIGARYTLEQPPRRIVSMTIGTDEILARLLPPDRVVGITGLADYPSLSNVTGHYPPAVKRLQGNIEEILSLEPDLVFIASYTQAETVRQLLGAGIPVVRLTDFSSFDDLAANIRLVAAATGSRPKAEQQLAALQQLLKRIKSTYRDVSQPRVLYFNLDGTTTGPGTTIDEIIRLAGGFNVISETGIQGSQTISEELAISLAPDIILMGTGAPDNQDSTAMQLMQRPAWKNVPAVRHRQVHSLKGAWLLSTSQYSWRAIEPVARLLHPEIKQ from the coding sequence GTGACAAAAAACAGATCACTGATAGCAATTGTTGCTGTGCTGCTTGGCGCCCTGCTACTGAGCCGGCTGGATATTCGTGCCGGCCTGTTCAGTAACACGGCCCTGACCGCCACACAGATCGAAGGGGATTCCTTCCCCAAAACCCTGACCGATGCCATCGGTGCCCGCTACACCCTTGAACAGCCGCCCCGGCGGATTGTTTCTATGACCATTGGCACCGACGAAATTCTCGCCCGGCTCCTGCCCCCGGACCGGGTGGTGGGCATCACAGGTCTGGCGGATTACCCCTCGCTTTCAAACGTCACCGGCCACTATCCCCCGGCGGTAAAACGCCTGCAGGGCAACATTGAAGAAATTCTCAGTCTGGAGCCGGATCTGGTATTTATTGCCAGCTACACCCAGGCAGAAACCGTCCGCCAGCTACTGGGCGCAGGCATTCCGGTGGTACGGCTAACGGACTTCAGCTCCTTCGACGATCTGGCGGCCAATATCCGTCTGGTAGCCGCCGCCACCGGCAGCCGCCCGAAAGCAGAGCAACAGCTGGCAGCGCTGCAGCAGCTACTGAAGCGCATAAAAAGCACCTATCGCGATGTATCGCAACCCAGAGTGCTGTATTTCAATCTCGACGGCACCACCACCGGCCCGGGGACCACCATTGATGAAATTATCCGGCTGGCAGGGGGTTTTAATGTCATCAGTGAAACCGGCATTCAGGGCTCACAGACCATCAGCGAAGAACTGGCGATCAGCCTGGCACCGGACATTATTCTGATGGGCACCGGCGCACCGGATAATCAGGACAGCACGGCCATGCAGCTGATGCAGCGTCCGGCCTGGAAAAATGTTCCCGCCGTCCGCCACCGGCAGGTACACAGCCTGAAAGGCGCCTGGCTCTTATCCACATCCCAATACAGCTGGCGGGCGATCGAACCGGTTGCCCGGCTGCTACATCCGGAGATCAAACAATGA
- a CDS encoding TonB-dependent receptor plug domain-containing protein, whose amino-acid sequence MQLRHSLLACLLAGATVSAQAQEIIITASKVEASREETGSAVSIIDSEHLENNQITLVEEALREVPGLTVSQTGGIGGRTSLRIRGLEPNQTLVLIDGVEVNDNSSVSEFNFADLLNLDIERIEVLRGAQSAIWGSDAAAGVVNIITKQGKGPLNGSVTVATGSYDTNQQSFNLNGGDEVYNVALSGSLLDSSGISAANSDRGHNEKDGYSNSTLNFKGGMQATENLELNLVLRHVDAFQETDKSEYPSGFIVDDDSAAKRVQNSGRISAKLDSADGNWQQEIGYAFTKSREKNFAFNSNALGRKRKLDYQSNYFIHSDAAEHRLTLVAEREEEDFDYKSSSTNVHEGIDTNSLVAEYGLNLDETYYFTLAGRRDWNDRFANANTYRVSFAAWLNDDWRLHTSRGTGIKNPTLFEMFGFASNFVSNPDLDPEETTSTDMGLEYHFTDLDGYADATLFHNDIRNQIKNSGNTVINQEDDSSIKGLELTATLNPTDDLRLSASYTYSQAEDASGKQLIRHPEHTASLNASQLLSNGKTRLSGGLQFTGRQNDTRFSSTNDPVELDSYTVANLAVTHAYSDNIEIFTKVNNLFDEDYEEIYGYGTPGINFMVGIKLSGEL is encoded by the coding sequence ATGCAATTACGACACTCCTTATTAGCCTGCCTGCTGGCCGGCGCCACTGTTTCTGCCCAGGCGCAGGAAATCATCATCACTGCGTCCAAGGTTGAAGCCAGCCGGGAAGAAACCGGTTCCGCTGTCAGCATCATCGACTCAGAACATCTGGAAAACAATCAGATTACCCTGGTCGAAGAAGCCCTGCGTGAAGTACCGGGGCTGACCGTCAGCCAGACCGGCGGTATCGGCGGCAGAACCTCACTGCGCATCCGTGGTTTAGAGCCAAACCAGACGCTGGTACTGATCGACGGTGTTGAAGTGAACGACAACAGCTCCGTGTCTGAATTTAACTTTGCTGACCTGCTCAATCTGGACATTGAACGGATTGAAGTACTGCGCGGCGCACAAAGCGCGATCTGGGGCAGCGATGCTGCCGCCGGTGTGGTAAACATCATCACCAAACAGGGCAAAGGGCCGCTGAATGGCAGTGTCACCGTTGCCACCGGCAGCTACGATACCAACCAGCAAAGCTTCAACCTGAACGGCGGCGATGAGGTATACAATGTTGCCCTGAGCGGATCACTGCTGGACAGTTCAGGTATCTCCGCCGCGAACAGCGACAGGGGTCATAACGAAAAAGACGGCTACTCCAACAGCACCCTTAACTTTAAAGGCGGCATGCAGGCCACAGAGAACCTTGAGCTGAATCTGGTGTTACGCCATGTGGACGCTTTCCAGGAAACCGATAAGTCAGAATACCCTTCCGGTTTTATTGTCGATGACGACAGCGCCGCGAAGCGGGTTCAGAATTCAGGCCGTATTTCCGCCAAGCTGGATTCAGCTGACGGTAACTGGCAACAGGAAATCGGCTATGCCTTCACCAAGAGCCGGGAAAAGAACTTTGCCTTTAACTCCAACGCGCTGGGCCGCAAGCGTAAGCTGGACTATCAGAGCAATTACTTTATCCACAGCGATGCTGCGGAACACCGCCTGACCTTAGTGGCCGAGCGTGAAGAAGAAGATTTCGACTACAAAAGCAGCTCAACCAATGTGCATGAAGGCATTGATACCAACAGTCTGGTGGCGGAGTACGGTCTGAATCTGGATGAAACCTATTACTTTACCCTGGCAGGCCGTCGCGACTGGAATGACCGGTTTGCCAACGCCAATACCTACCGGGTCAGCTTTGCTGCCTGGCTGAATGATGACTGGCGTCTGCACACCAGCCGGGGCACCGGCATTAAAAACCCAACCCTGTTTGAAATGTTTGGCTTTGCCTCCAATTTCGTCAGCAACCCTGATCTCGACCCGGAAGAAACCACCAGCACAGATATGGGTCTGGAATATCACTTTACCGATCTGGATGGCTATGCAGACGCCACCCTGTTCCATAATGATATCCGGAACCAGATTAAAAACAGCGGTAACACCGTCATCAATCAGGAAGATGATTCGAGCATTAAGGGTCTGGAACTGACAGCCACCCTGAACCCCACCGATGATCTGCGCCTGAGCGCCAGCTACACCTACAGCCAGGCTGAAGACGCCAGCGGCAAACAGCTGATCCGGCATCCTGAACACACCGCCAGCCTGAATGCCAGCCAGTTGCTGTCAAACGGTAAAACCCGGCTCAGTGGCGGGTTACAGTTCACCGGCCGTCAGAATGACACCCGTTTCTCCAGCACCAATGATCCGGTTGAGCTGGACAGCTACACAGTCGCGAATCTTGCAGTTACCCATGCCTACTCCGATAATATTGAAATCTTCACTAAGGTGAATAACCTGTTTGATGAAGATTATGAAGAAATTTACGGCTACGGTACGCCGGGCATTAATTTCATGGTAGGCATTAAACTGAGCGGCGAGCTTTAA
- a CDS encoding gamma-glutamylcyclotransferase family protein, giving the protein MSTNIFVYGVLQYDELLQQLTGNTFQKVSAELLNHQRLTLHMEGWSDLGVAVPSPGNQIQGSVLLEVDDASLAILDDFEEADVGLYMRKLAIIRLENGQEAQVSVYAGTPKSREFLQGEWDEEKFISQHYASYKEEIIPAFLEERALREAAKQDAE; this is encoded by the coding sequence ATGTCGACCAATATTTTTGTTTATGGTGTGCTGCAATATGATGAGCTGTTGCAGCAGCTGACCGGTAATACGTTTCAGAAGGTGTCTGCAGAATTACTGAACCATCAGCGCCTGACTCTGCATATGGAAGGCTGGTCGGATCTGGGAGTGGCGGTGCCGTCACCGGGTAATCAGATACAGGGTTCTGTCCTGTTGGAAGTCGATGATGCGTCGCTGGCGATTCTGGATGATTTTGAAGAAGCCGACGTGGGACTGTATATGCGTAAGCTGGCGATTATCCGTCTGGAAAACGGGCAGGAAGCGCAGGTATCTGTGTATGCCGGTACACCTAAGTCCCGCGAGTTTTTGCAGGGCGAATGGGACGAAGAGAAATTCATCAGCCAGCATTATGCCAGCTATAAAGAAGAGATCATTCCTGCGTTCCTGGAAGAGCGGGCGTTACGTGAAGCGGCGAAGCAAGATGCTGAATAA
- a CDS encoding exodeoxyribonuclease III, whose product MRVITFNTQGIEQAADNGFFDWMVQQDADVVCLQDLRAKEYQLDADRFHPEGYEAYFFDAFEDGFSGVAIYTREIPKAIMTGLGFEQCDFHGRFIQADFDKVSVASWSMPSGLKNDEAQAEKEEYMDLLAGHLTKTLRKRREFIFCGPLHIAHKPVDLSNWYVNQSVSGFLPHEREWMADIFDEMGYVDAFRQVNHADHQYTWWPEYNRARELNEGARLDYQITTANLRKTVKSARIFRDTAFSAHAPVIIDYDI is encoded by the coding sequence ATGCGCGTTATCACCTTCAATACCCAAGGTATTGAACAGGCTGCCGATAATGGTTTTTTCGACTGGATGGTCCAGCAGGACGCAGACGTTGTGTGTCTGCAGGATCTGCGCGCAAAAGAGTATCAGCTGGATGCGGACCGTTTCCACCCGGAAGGTTACGAAGCCTATTTCTTTGACGCCTTCGAAGACGGCTTCAGCGGTGTGGCTATTTACACCCGTGAAATTCCCAAAGCTATTATGACCGGCCTGGGATTTGAACAGTGCGACTTCCATGGCCGTTTCATTCAGGCAGACTTTGATAAAGTCAGCGTGGCCTCATGGAGCATGCCATCCGGCCTGAAAAATGATGAAGCTCAGGCGGAAAAAGAAGAGTATATGGATCTGCTGGCGGGGCACCTGACCAAGACCCTGCGCAAACGCCGTGAATTTATTTTCTGCGGCCCGCTGCACATTGCTCACAAGCCTGTTGATCTGAGCAACTGGTACGTTAACCAGAGTGTATCCGGCTTCCTGCCCCACGAACGGGAATGGATGGCAGATATCTTTGATGAGATGGGCTATGTGGATGCCTTCCGGCAGGTCAATCACGCCGATCACCAGTATACCTGGTGGCCGGAATACAACCGTGCCCGGGAGCTTAATGAAGGTGCCCGTCTGGATTATCAGATCACCACGGCAAACCTGCGCAAAACGGTTAAGTCTGCCCGTATCTTCCGCGATACGGCATTCTCGGCTCACGCTCCGGTGATCATAGATTACGATATCTGA
- the pyrE gene encoding orotate phosphoribosyltransferase: protein MQDYQREFIEFAIDKEVLRFGEFTLKSGRTSPYFFNAGLFNSGEALARLGRCYAAAIQQSGIEYDVLLGPAYKGIPLAATTCVALATDFGQDVPYVFNRKEAKSHGEGGNLVGAPLEGRVLIIDDVITAGTAIREVMTIIEQAGATPAGTVIALNRQEKGKGELSAIQEVERDYNMPVAAIVSLENVLTYLEEQGNKAQQVEAIRAYREAYGI, encoded by the coding sequence ATGCAGGATTATCAGAGAGAATTTATTGAATTTGCCATCGATAAAGAAGTGTTACGTTTTGGTGAGTTTACTCTTAAGTCGGGCCGTACCAGCCCGTACTTTTTTAATGCTGGCCTGTTTAACAGCGGTGAAGCACTGGCGCGCCTGGGTCGCTGTTATGCGGCAGCCATCCAGCAATCCGGTATTGAGTACGATGTACTGCTAGGCCCTGCATATAAAGGTATCCCACTGGCAGCAACAACCTGCGTAGCGCTGGCGACGGATTTCGGTCAGGACGTGCCTTACGTATTCAACCGTAAAGAAGCCAAGAGTCACGGTGAAGGCGGCAATCTGGTGGGTGCACCGCTGGAAGGCCGGGTGCTGATCATTGATGATGTTATTACTGCAGGTACCGCTATCCGCGAAGTAATGACCATTATTGAGCAGGCCGGCGCAACACCTGCCGGTACGGTGATTGCCCTGAACCGTCAGGAAAAGGGTAAAGGTGAGCTGTCTGCAATCCAGGAAGTTGAGCGTGACTACAATATGCCGGTTGCTGCAATTGTATCGCTGGAAAATGTTCTGACGTATCTGGAAGAGCAGGGTAATAAAGCTCAGCAGGTAGAGGCGATTCGCGCCTACCGTGAAGCCTACGGTATCTGA
- a CDS encoding DUF748 domain-containing protein gives MRMHFAVKVILAVILLISLLLHSAVYIGRDLAADWLLDQGAEYAGIERLRIGWLSGEVRLEGVDIRTPGQRDLKLESLYLKVDLAALTEQRVWIRQLKIDGLYGDITEHREGEHKGALQIGPVLIPAAAEEPVPEEDTGSSEWQVGISRLSISQLDWKTDLPAQQHHLVLAEAGLEGLYFWDSRHASALNLAGSLNGSDFSVGGDVVALAEDKFANLKLTLAPLALQAFTSEAVPGLKGSLSTDLTVHLKLSGDDINLQQTGLLKLEGFSWQSDGVDVQQQAVSWQGQIDAAVAGGGLKDARLDGAIKGSQTQLKLGDVQQADLQALSWKGKIDATMESLQHNGALQLDKLRWQDTGLDVQQQQLSWNGGLTVKLPEQQLQRLQLDGKIAGSGTQVEQGSALQLALQALNWQGSVALDNSVKAADGGAEAAARQDVSVTGESLQLDGLKVHNRKLSSDLLTLAKVSLQKLTFAQQSGSGDDGMRVQLGETLLSGIVAQHKKPLSNISSLQLRELAYDSRGDLSISKVTLRDSQNHVVIARGGKPAVIDSYLDALSGLGGESGEPAAEAADTKNSKQQTSAGPAMRVRIGEIALAGKNQVLFTDNNADPAFKGDILIKSASLKQLDTASKKFSPFTADVELKPFTRLKLSGKTNLAGGGGDADWNAVLTQLELPRLSPYAIENIGYFIENGQLELTSKGTLRNEQIEGENNIVINRLSVDPVNQDKVAGFTKQLSMPLGTAIMILQDDDDNIELDVPISGSLSDPDFGLDSVVKILAGKGLKQAAFSFLAKSLQPYGALISLAEAAVDAASDGSFINLEPVAFTPGSAQLNKTARDYLGKVESMLKERKGMRLNICGQAVSQDAALLNAQLLEANAQRAEPLTEEQLAAELKTQLTALAQSRNDSVKRELSKQVSGERLFVCFALPKLDDPKALPVATLGL, from the coding sequence ATGCGTATGCATTTCGCCGTTAAAGTCATTCTTGCCGTTATCCTGTTGATAAGTCTGTTACTGCATTCTGCCGTGTATATCGGCCGGGATCTGGCGGCTGACTGGCTGCTCGATCAGGGGGCGGAATATGCCGGCATTGAACGCCTGAGAATTGGCTGGCTGAGTGGTGAAGTCCGTCTGGAAGGGGTTGATATCCGCACCCCCGGACAACGGGACCTTAAACTGGAATCCCTTTACCTGAAGGTTGATCTGGCCGCACTAACGGAGCAGCGGGTGTGGATTCGCCAGCTGAAAATAGACGGGCTGTACGGCGACATTACCGAACACCGTGAAGGTGAACATAAAGGCGCGCTGCAGATCGGGCCGGTGCTGATTCCGGCCGCAGCAGAAGAGCCTGTACCAGAAGAAGACACTGGCAGCTCGGAATGGCAGGTCGGCATCAGCCGGCTGAGCATCAGCCAGCTGGACTGGAAGACCGATTTACCGGCGCAACAGCACCATCTGGTGCTTGCAGAAGCTGGGCTGGAAGGCCTGTATTTCTGGGACTCCCGTCATGCCAGTGCGCTGAATCTTGCCGGAAGCCTGAACGGTTCTGATTTTTCGGTCGGCGGTGATGTTGTTGCCCTGGCTGAGGATAAGTTTGCCAATCTTAAACTGACCCTTGCGCCGCTGGCACTGCAGGCATTTACCTCTGAGGCAGTGCCGGGGCTGAAAGGCAGTTTAAGTACTGATCTGACGGTGCACCTTAAGCTCAGCGGTGATGATATTAACCTGCAACAAACAGGCTTACTGAAGCTGGAAGGTTTCAGTTGGCAGAGTGACGGTGTGGATGTGCAGCAACAGGCCGTAAGCTGGCAGGGACAGATTGATGCCGCGGTGGCTGGTGGCGGGCTTAAAGATGCCCGGCTGGACGGTGCTATAAAGGGTTCACAGACCCAGCTTAAACTGGGAGATGTTCAGCAAGCTGATCTGCAGGCGCTCAGCTGGAAAGGAAAGATCGATGCCACCATGGAGTCGTTACAACACAATGGTGCGTTACAGCTGGATAAGCTGCGCTGGCAGGATACCGGGCTGGACGTACAGCAACAGCAACTCAGCTGGAATGGCGGTCTGACAGTTAAATTACCGGAGCAACAGTTGCAGCGGCTGCAGCTGGACGGAAAAATCGCGGGTTCCGGCACACAGGTGGAACAGGGCAGTGCATTGCAACTGGCGTTACAGGCGCTGAACTGGCAGGGCAGTGTCGCCCTTGATAACAGCGTGAAGGCGGCAGACGGCGGGGCCGAAGCCGCTGCCCGGCAGGATGTATCGGTAACCGGTGAAAGCCTGCAGCTTGACGGTCTGAAGGTGCATAACCGTAAGCTATCCTCTGATCTGCTGACGCTGGCAAAAGTATCGTTACAGAAACTGACGTTTGCGCAGCAAAGTGGCAGTGGGGATGACGGTATGCGGGTGCAGCTGGGTGAAACCCTTCTGTCTGGCATTGTGGCGCAGCATAAAAAACCACTGAGTAACATCAGCAGCCTGCAGCTGCGGGAACTGGCTTATGATTCCCGGGGAGATCTGAGTATCAGTAAGGTTACTCTGCGTGATAGCCAGAACCATGTGGTGATTGCCAGGGGCGGTAAGCCTGCGGTGATTGACAGCTATCTGGACGCTCTGAGCGGCTTGGGGGGAGAGTCAGGTGAGCCAGCAGCCGAGGCTGCGGACACGAAAAACAGTAAACAACAGACGTCGGCCGGCCCGGCTATGCGGGTGCGTATCGGCGAAATTGCACTGGCCGGAAAGAATCAGGTGCTGTTTACCGACAACAACGCAGATCCTGCGTTTAAAGGCGACATTCTGATTAAGTCAGCCAGCCTGAAGCAACTGGATACCGCCAGTAAAAAGTTCTCGCCATTTACGGCGGATGTTGAACTGAAACCGTTTACCCGGCTGAAGCTCAGCGGTAAAACCAATCTGGCCGGCGGGGGCGGCGATGCCGACTGGAATGCTGTTCTCACGCAGCTGGAATTACCCCGTTTAAGCCCTTACGCGATTGAGAATATTGGTTATTTTATTGAAAACGGCCAGCTGGAACTGACCAGTAAAGGCACCCTGCGTAATGAGCAGATTGAAGGTGAAAATAATATAGTGATTAACCGGTTGTCGGTTGATCCGGTGAATCAGGATAAGGTGGCAGGTTTTACCAAACAGCTGTCGATGCCACTGGGCACAGCGATCATGATCCTGCAGGACGATGACGATAATATCGAACTGGATGTACCGATCAGCGGGTCTCTGTCTGACCCGGATTTCGGGCTGGACAGTGTGGTTAAAATTCTTGCCGGTAAAGGCCTTAAGCAGGCCGCGTTCAGCTTCCTGGCTAAATCCTTACAGCCATACGGTGCACTGATCAGTTTGGCGGAGGCTGCTGTTGATGCGGCATCTGATGGTAGCTTTATCAACCTTGAGCCGGTGGCATTTACGCCCGGGTCAGCCCAGCTGAATAAGACAGCCCGGGATTATCTGGGTAAGGTCGAATCGATGCTGAAAGAACGGAAGGGCATGCGGCTGAATATCTGCGGACAGGCGGTGTCGCAGGATGCTGCGTTACTGAATGCGCAATTACTGGAAGCGAATGCCCAGCGGGCCGAACCGTTAACGGAAGAACAGCTGGCAGCCGAGCTGAAAACACAGCTGACCGCTCTGGCGCAGTCACGCAATGACAGTGTTAAACGGGAGCTGAGTAAACAGGTAAGCGGTGAGCGTCTGTTTGTCTGTTTTGCCCTGCCAAAGCTGGATGATCCGAAAGCACTGCCGGTCGCGACGCTGGGATTATAA